One genomic region from Neoarius graeffei isolate fNeoGra1 chromosome 4, fNeoGra1.pri, whole genome shotgun sequence encodes:
- the slc2a11a gene encoding solute carrier family 2, facilitated glucose transporter member 11, with the protein MTSHEQRDATSEQKKGNVRTLVLMITSAAVGGTLQYGYNLAIMNAPTVYIQNFVNETVQKRWGIQLEVYQITLIWTLIVSIFSLGGLAGALLAGPMSIHFGRKKTMLLNNIFLMSSALLAVTSRKAQSFEMIIISRYLVGINVGISMNVQPMYFGESAPKRLRGAVALSSSVFTSFGLVLGQVIGLREVLGCEPCWQYLLASNAVPGFIQLLTLPWFPESPRYLLIDRGDQDACLKALQRLRGCEVQKEELDEMLQEKAEFEGRRAQRPWELFGDHSVRWQLISVAIISSAMQLCGNDSIYFYASYIFQEAGIPVEHIQYATIGTGTCEFTACIVCNLLIERQGRRLLLMGGFVLMTGWTIVFTVALSYQHVAHWMPYLSMGCVFTYILSFGIGPAGVTGILPTEIFNQAARPAAYMIAGSLMWLNLFLIGMIFPFVVSGLGQFCFVPFGVVCILTALYIGLVLPETKGKTLSMITSEFHRLNFHKKEKSDPKCKAGHYQPGEICHSTAL; encoded by the exons ATGACCTCACATGAGCAGAGAGATGCCACGTCTGAGCAGAAGAAG GGCAATGTTCGCACTCTGGTCTTAATGATAACTTCTGCTGCAGTTGGGGGAACATTACAATATGGATACAACCTCGCTATCATGAATGCACCCACTGTT TACATTCAGAACTTTGTTAATGAGACAGTTCAGAAGCGCTGGGGGATACAGTTAGAGGTGTATCAGATTACACTGATCTGGACACTTATAGTGTCAATCTTTTCACTGGGTGGCCTCGCAGGAGCTCTGTTGGCTGGGCCTATGTCCATCCACTTTGGGAG GAAGAAAACTATGCTCCTGAACAATATCTTTCTAATGTCCAGTGCACTGCTGGCTGTGACAAGCCGGAAAGCTCAGTCTTTTGAGATGATCATCATCTCCAGATATTTGGTTGGCATCAATGTGG GGATCAGTATGAATGTGCAGCCGATGTATTTTGGAGAAAGTGCCCCGAAACGTTTACGTGGTGCTGTGGCCCTGTCCTCTTCTGTCTTCACCTCTTTTGGGTTGGTGCTCGGACAAGTGATTGGTTTGAG ggaggtgttgggtTGTGAACCATGTTGGCAGTACTTGTTAGCCAGTAATGCTGTGCCAGGTTTCATTCAGCTCCTCACACTACCCTGGTTCCCAGAGAGCCCTCGATACCTTCTCATTGATCGTGGTGACCAGGACGCCTGCTTAAAGG CACTGCAGCGGCTGCGAGGCTGTGAGGTGCAGAAAGAGGAGTTGGATGAGATGCTGCAAGAGAAGGCTGAATTTGAGGGCAGGCGAGCTCAGCGGCCCTGGGAGCTCTTTGGTGACCATAGTGTTCGCTGGCAACTCATCTCAGTTGCCATCATAAGCAGCGCCATGCAACTGTGCGGTAATGACTCA ATTTACTTTTATGCTTCTTACATATTTCAAGAGGCGGGAATACCAGTTGAACACATCCAATATGCGACCATTGGCACTGGCACATGTGAATTCACTGCTTGTATTGTGTGT AACCTGTTAATAGAACGACAGGGCAGAAGGCTGCTTTTAATGGGAGGTTTTGTGCTCATGACTGGCTGGACTATAGTGTTCACTGTGGCTCTTTCATATCAG CATGTAGCACACTGGATGCCTTACCTGAGCATGGGCTGTGTGTTCACCTATATCCTCAGTTTTGGGATCGGGCCAG CGGGAGTGACTGGAATTCTCCCTACTGAGATTTTTAATCAGGCAGCTCGCCCTGCTGCCTACATGATTGCTGGTTCTCTAATGTGGCTTAATCTCTTCCTTATTGGAATGATATTCCCATTTGTTGTG AGTGGACTAGGTCAGTTCTGCTTTGTGCCATTTGGTGTTGTCTGTATTCTCACTGCTCTCTATATTGGACTGGTTTTGCCTGAGACCAAAGGAAAAACACTATCCATGATCACAAGCGAGTTCCACAGGCTTAACTTCCACAAGAAAGAGAAATCGGATCCAAAGTGCAAAGCTGGTCATTACCAACCAGGCGAAATCTGCCACTCAACTGCCCTCTAA